Proteins from a single region of Segatella copri:
- the mutL gene encoding DNA mismatch repair endonuclease MutL, translating into MSDIIQLLPDSVANQIAAGEVIQRPASVIKELVENAVDAGARNIHVTVTDAGRTNIQVIDDGKGMSETDARLAFERHSTSKIRKADDLFALRTMGFRGEALASIAAVAQVELKSRQATDEIGTLIQISGSRYEKQEPCSCAVGSIFSVSNIFYNVPARRKFLKSNSTELNNILTAFERIALVNPQITFTLHSNGTEVFNLRAANLRQRILDVFGKRFNQELLPVNVETTMCKVSGFVGKPESARKKGVHQFFFVNGRYMKHPYFNKAVMAAYDRLVPQGEQVPYFLYFDVDPKDIDVNIHPTKTEIKFENEQAIWQILSASVKESIGMFNDVPTIDFDTEDKPDIPVYNPEMSTAAAAPKISLNPGYNPFKSSSSTGAVPMGAGFSVPKSKPQVDEKWEQLYEGLKDQDDVQGMEQTMVFPDDSSQDNTPDSIIAEKSPAHYQYKGKYIMTAVKSGLMIIDQHRAHVRVLFEQYLRQLADRTFHSQKVLFPEVVQFPMSEKVIFEKILPEMESMGFELEDLGGGSYAVNSVPGGLEGLNPLKLVQDMVSSAVEKGVSAIDEINQTLALSLARQAAIPQGQILSNEEMEGLVNDLFACQNVNYTPDGKSVLCILRQQEIEHLLG; encoded by the coding sequence ATGAGTGATATTATTCAACTTTTACCCGATTCTGTTGCCAATCAGATAGCAGCAGGTGAGGTTATACAGCGTCCGGCTTCAGTTATCAAGGAGCTGGTCGAAAATGCAGTCGATGCGGGTGCCAGGAATATCCATGTCACAGTTACCGATGCTGGCCGTACCAACATCCAGGTGATAGATGATGGAAAAGGTATGTCCGAGACAGATGCTCGTTTGGCTTTCGAACGTCATTCTACTTCCAAAATCCGTAAGGCTGATGATTTGTTTGCACTTCGCACCATGGGATTCCGTGGCGAAGCTTTGGCGTCTATAGCTGCTGTGGCTCAGGTAGAACTGAAGTCACGACAGGCTACCGACGAGATAGGAACCCTGATACAGATTTCTGGTTCCCGATATGAGAAACAGGAGCCATGCTCCTGTGCTGTGGGAAGTATCTTCTCTGTCAGCAATATCTTTTATAATGTACCCGCGCGAAGGAAGTTCCTGAAGTCCAATTCTACAGAGTTGAACAATATTCTGACGGCTTTCGAGCGGATTGCATTGGTAAATCCTCAAATCACCTTTACTTTACATAGCAATGGTACCGAAGTATTCAATTTGCGTGCCGCTAATTTGCGTCAGCGCATTCTCGATGTCTTCGGCAAGCGTTTCAATCAGGAACTCCTTCCGGTAAATGTAGAAACCACTATGTGTAAGGTGTCTGGATTTGTGGGCAAACCGGAATCTGCCAGAAAGAAAGGTGTGCATCAGTTCTTCTTTGTCAACGGGAGATACATGAAACATCCTTATTTCAATAAGGCTGTGATGGCTGCTTATGACCGTCTGGTTCCTCAGGGTGAACAGGTGCCTTACTTTCTGTATTTTGATGTAGATCCGAAGGATATTGATGTGAATATCCATCCTACGAAGACTGAAATCAAATTCGAGAATGAGCAGGCTATCTGGCAAATCCTCTCGGCTTCGGTCAAGGAGTCCATCGGTATGTTCAATGATGTACCTACCATTGATTTCGATACAGAGGATAAACCGGACATCCCTGTTTATAATCCGGAGATGAGCACTGCTGCTGCGGCACCGAAGATCAGTTTGAATCCTGGTTATAATCCGTTCAAGTCTTCCTCTTCCACGGGAGCAGTTCCTATGGGAGCAGGCTTCTCTGTTCCTAAGTCAAAGCCTCAGGTGGATGAAAAATGGGAACAGCTTTATGAAGGACTCAAAGATCAGGATGATGTGCAGGGGATGGAGCAGACCATGGTGTTTCCCGATGATTCTAGTCAGGATAATACGCCAGACAGTATCATTGCAGAGAAATCGCCAGCCCATTATCAGTATAAAGGTAAGTATATCATGACTGCGGTAAAATCGGGATTGATGATTATCGACCAGCATCGTGCCCATGTGCGTGTCTTGTTCGAACAGTATTTGCGCCAGTTGGCTGACCGGACCTTTCATTCACAGAAAGTCCTCTTTCCTGAGGTTGTGCAGTTCCCGATGTCTGAGAAGGTAATCTTTGAAAAGATCCTGCCTGAAATGGAATCGATGGGCTTTGAACTGGAAGATCTTGGAGGCGGAAGCTATGCCGTTAATTCAGTTCCTGGCGGACTTGAAGGATTGAATCCTCTTAAACTGGTACAGGACATGGTTTCTTCTGCAGTAGAAAAGGGCGTATCAGCCATTGATGAAATCAATCAGACTTTGGCTTTGAGTCTGGCTCGCCAGGCTGCAATACCTCAGGGGCAGATATTGAGTAATGAAGAGATGGAGGGGCTGGTGAATGATCTGTTTGCCTGCCAGAATGTCAATTATACGCCCGACGGAAAGTCGGTACTTTGTATCCTCCGTCAGCAGGAAATTGAGCATCTTTTAGGTTAA
- a CDS encoding OmpA family protein: MKKLLAVLALASVTMGSMAQDAATTEKYSVATNSFWSNWFVQANVAGSAFWGNQEEGNGFSKSPLKGFRNNLGFSVAVGKWFTPGLGLRTKFNGVWGRTVVSEDKSTNANKYWTLNEQVLFNVSNMLCGYNEARVWDCIPYAGFGINRNMSANCYAPVVGVGLLNEFKINNKWAVNLDVNYAVGASDYDGYTGVLAGAKPSTSRSLDKVIARRDRSLNVEVGVTYNLGKATWNKVPDVDAINALHQSELDALNAKLNDANAENDRLKNLLNNQKSVGEKAVKEYVATPVSVFFNIGKSKVASKKDLVNVQALAQYAKDNNAKLVVNGYADSATGSAAVNQKISKARAEKVADELVKLGVAKENIVVKANGGVKDLTPASYNRRATVQVGE, encoded by the coding sequence ATGAAAAAGTTATTAGCAGTGCTAGCATTGGCTAGCGTAACAATGGGCAGTATGGCTCAGGATGCAGCAACTACTGAGAAGTATAGTGTTGCAACAAATTCGTTCTGGAGCAATTGGTTTGTTCAGGCAAACGTTGCTGGTTCTGCATTCTGGGGCAACCAGGAAGAGGGCAATGGTTTCTCTAAGAGCCCACTCAAGGGTTTCAGAAACAATCTCGGTTTCTCTGTTGCTGTAGGTAAGTGGTTCACACCAGGTCTCGGTCTCCGTACCAAGTTCAATGGCGTTTGGGGCCGTACAGTAGTTTCTGAGGATAAGTCAACAAATGCAAATAAGTATTGGACTTTGAATGAGCAGGTTTTGTTCAATGTTAGCAATATGTTGTGTGGCTACAACGAGGCTCGTGTTTGGGATTGCATCCCTTATGCAGGTTTTGGTATTAACCGTAACATGAGCGCTAACTGCTATGCTCCTGTAGTTGGTGTTGGTCTCTTGAACGAGTTCAAGATCAATAACAAGTGGGCTGTCAACCTCGATGTAAACTATGCAGTAGGTGCTAGCGACTATGATGGTTACACAGGTGTATTGGCAGGTGCTAAGCCTAGCACATCTCGCTCACTCGACAAGGTGATTGCAAGACGCGACCGTTCTTTGAATGTTGAGGTCGGTGTTACATACAACTTGGGTAAGGCTACTTGGAACAAGGTTCCAGATGTTGACGCTATCAACGCTCTTCATCAGTCAGAACTCGACGCTCTCAATGCTAAGTTGAACGATGCTAATGCAGAGAACGACCGTTTGAAGAATCTCTTGAACAACCAGAAGTCTGTAGGGGAAAAGGCAGTTAAGGAGTATGTTGCTACTCCAGTTTCTGTATTCTTCAACATCGGCAAGTCTAAGGTTGCTTCTAAGAAGGATCTCGTAAACGTACAGGCTCTCGCTCAGTATGCTAAGGACAACAACGCTAAGTTGGTAGTTAACGGTTATGCTGACAGCGCTACAGGTTCTGCAGCTGTTAACCAGAAGATTTCTAAGGCTCGTGCTGAGAAGGTAGCTGATGAACTCGTTAAGTTGGGTGTTGCTAAGGAGAACATCGTAGTTAAGGCTAACGGTGGTGTTAAGGATTTGACTCCTGCTTCTTACAACCGTCGTGCAACTGTTCAGGTTGGTGAGTAA
- the purB gene encoding adenylosuccinate lyase produces the protein MNLDLLTAISPIDGRYRGKTEQLANYFSEYALIRYRVRVEIEYFITLCELPLPQLASFDKSLFERLRDIYRNFDENEAQRVKDIEKITNHDVKAVEYFIKEEFDKIGGLDAYKEFIHFGLTSQDINNTSVPLSVKEALEECFYPQVEELIAQLQTYADEWKDVPMLAKTHGQPASPTRLGKEIMVYVYRLTEQLNSLKTCKITAKFGGATGNYNAHHVAYPQYDWKAFGNRFVSEKLGLEREQYTTQISNYDYLGAIFDAIRRINTIIIDLDRDFWMYISMDYFKQKIKAGEVGSSAMPHKVNPIDYENSEGNLGIANAILQFLAQKLPVSRLQRDLTDSTVLRNIGVPLGHSVIAIQSTLKGLRKLILHEEKLQEDLNNTWAVVAEAIQTILRREAYPHPYEALKALTRTNQHMTEETIHEFIRGLNVSDSVKAELMAITPSNYTGI, from the coding sequence ATGAATTTAGATTTATTGACTGCCATATCACCAATTGATGGTCGTTATAGGGGAAAAACAGAGCAGCTCGCTAACTACTTCTCAGAGTATGCTCTCATTCGTTATCGTGTACGCGTAGAGATTGAATACTTCATCACTCTATGCGAGTTACCTTTGCCACAGCTTGCTTCTTTCGACAAGTCGCTGTTCGAACGTCTGCGTGACATTTATCGTAATTTTGACGAAAATGAAGCACAGCGCGTAAAAGACATCGAGAAGATTACCAATCACGATGTAAAGGCTGTAGAGTATTTTATCAAGGAAGAATTCGATAAGATCGGAGGCTTGGATGCTTACAAGGAGTTTATCCATTTTGGTTTGACCTCTCAGGACATCAACAACACAAGTGTGCCTCTCTCTGTAAAAGAGGCTTTGGAAGAGTGCTTCTATCCGCAGGTTGAAGAGCTGATTGCACAGCTCCAGACTTATGCTGATGAGTGGAAGGATGTGCCTATGCTGGCTAAGACTCACGGACAGCCTGCTTCACCTACCCGCCTGGGCAAGGAAATCATGGTTTATGTTTACCGTCTTACCGAGCAGCTTAATTCGCTCAAGACTTGCAAGATTACAGCTAAGTTCGGTGGTGCTACCGGTAACTACAATGCTCACCATGTAGCTTATCCACAGTATGACTGGAAAGCATTCGGTAACAGGTTTGTCAGCGAAAAACTCGGTTTGGAACGCGAGCAGTATACCACACAGATCAGTAACTATGACTACCTTGGCGCTATCTTTGACGCCATCCGTCGTATCAACACCATTATCATCGACTTAGACCGTGACTTCTGGATGTATATCTCTATGGATTACTTCAAGCAGAAGATCAAGGCAGGTGAGGTAGGCTCAAGTGCGATGCCTCACAAGGTGAACCCTATCGATTATGAGAACAGTGAAGGTAACCTGGGCATAGCCAATGCCATTCTTCAGTTCCTGGCACAGAAACTTCCGGTTAGCCGCTTGCAGCGCGACCTTACTGACAGTACCGTACTCCGTAACATCGGTGTGCCTCTCGGTCATAGCGTCATTGCTATCCAGAGTACATTGAAGGGCTTGCGTAAACTGATTCTTCACGAGGAGAAACTGCAGGAAGATTTGAATAATACATGGGCAGTTGTAGCTGAGGCTATCCAGACTATCCTTCGCCGTGAGGCATATCCACATCCTTACGAGGCATTGAAGGCGTTGACACGTACCAACCAGCACATGACTGAGGAAACTATTCATGAGTTTATCCGGGGATTGAATGTGAGTGATAGTGTTAAGGCAGAACTGATGGCAATCACACCAAGCAATTATACAGGTATCTAA
- a CDS encoding pseudouridine synthase, producing the protein MDSEFENKPQDQSSENERTREGYNPAGGYQKSYRPVGRTQRPRINSHRAYSSDRSSSNSEGGFRPEGFGAGLQSTGSSERPQRSSYQSRGGYGNSNRGGYQPRQQGGYQSRPQQGGYRPRYNNNDEQGGYQPRQQGGYQPRQQGGYQSRSQQGGYGNRGGYGRPQGGGYGNNRGGGYGRPQGGGYGNNRGGYGRPQGGGYGNNRGGGFRQHTPGYDPNAKYSMKKRIEYKEENIDPTEPLRLNKFLANAGVCSRREADEFIQAGLVTVNGEVVTELGTKILRTDEVKFHDAPVTLEKKVYVLLNKPKDYVTTSDDPQQRKTVMDLVKDVCPERIYPVGRLDRNTTGVLLLTNDGDLASKLTHPKFLKKKVYHVHLDKNLTAHDMDQIREGITLEDGEIKADAVEYADDRDKAQVGIEIHSGKNRIVRRIFESLGYRVTKLDRVQFAGLTKKNLRRGDWRFLTEKEVDMLRMGAFE; encoded by the coding sequence ATGGATTCAGAATTTGAAAACAAACCTCAAGATCAGTCTTCTGAGAATGAGAGAACCCGTGAGGGCTACAACCCAGCAGGTGGTTATCAGAAGAGTTATCGACCAGTAGGTCGCACACAGCGTCCTCGTATCAATTCACATCGCGCATACAGCAGCGACAGAAGTAGCAGTAACAGCGAAGGCGGTTTCCGTCCTGAAGGTTTCGGTGCTGGCTTGCAGAGTACAGGCAGCAGCGAGCGTCCACAGCGCAGCAGCTACCAGAGCCGTGGTGGTTATGGTAACAGCAACCGTGGTGGCTACCAGCCACGTCAGCAGGGAGGCTATCAGTCTCGTCCTCAGCAGGGTGGCTATCGTCCTCGTTACAACAATAATGATGAGCAGGGTGGTTATCAGCCTCGTCAGCAGGGTGGCTACCAGCCACGTCAGCAGGGCGGCTACCAGTCTCGTTCTCAGCAGGGTGGTTATGGCAACCGTGGTGGTTATGGTCGTCCACAGGGTGGCGGCTATGGCAACAACCGTGGTGGTGGCTATGGTCGTCCACAGGGTGGTGGCTATGGCAACAACCGTGGCGGTTATGGCCGTCCACAGGGTGGTGGCTATGGCAACAACCGTGGTGGCGGTTTCCGTCAGCACACTCCTGGTTACGATCCAAATGCTAAGTATAGCATGAAGAAGCGTATCGAATATAAGGAGGAGAACATCGACCCAACAGAGCCATTGCGCTTGAACAAGTTCCTCGCCAATGCTGGTGTTTGCTCTCGCCGTGAGGCTGATGAGTTCATCCAGGCTGGTCTGGTAACTGTCAATGGTGAGGTAGTTACCGAGTTGGGTACCAAGATTCTTCGTACCGATGAGGTGAAGTTCCACGACGCTCCTGTAACTTTGGAGAAGAAGGTATACGTATTGCTCAACAAGCCAAAGGATTATGTTACAACCAGTGATGATCCTCAGCAGCGCAAGACTGTGATGGACCTCGTAAAGGATGTTTGTCCTGAGCGTATCTATCCTGTAGGCCGTCTCGACCGTAATACAACAGGTGTACTTCTCTTGACCAACGATGGTGACCTGGCTTCTAAGCTTACTCACCCTAAGTTCCTGAAGAAGAAGGTTTATCACGTTCACCTCGATAAGAACCTGACAGCTCACGATATGGATCAGATCCGTGAGGGTATCACCTTGGAAGATGGTGAGATCAAGGCAGATGCTGTAGAGTATGCTGATGATCGCGACAAGGCACAGGTTGGCATCGAGATTCATAGTGGCAAGAACCGTATCGTGCGCCGTATCTTCGAGAGTCTCGGCTATCGTGTTACCAAGCTCGACCGTGTACAGTTCGCAGGTTTGACTAAGAAAAATCTCCGTCGCGGTGACTGGCGCTTCCTTACTGAGAAGGAGGTAGACATGCTCCGCATGGGTGCTTTTGAATAA
- the asnS gene encoding asparagine--tRNA ligase: MEKVKRTKVVDLLKSTAYGSIVNVKGWVRTHRSSKAVDFIALNDGSTINNIQIVVDPSKVDENQLRQITTGACISAVGTLVESQGAGQSVEIQCESIEIYGLCGSDYPMQKKGQSFEYMRQYAHLRLRTNTFGAVMRIRHNMAMAIHTYFHEHGYFYFNTPLITASDCEGAGQMFQVTTKNLYNLKKTEDGKIDYSDDFFGKQTSLTVSGQLEGELGATALGAIYTFGPTFRAENSNTPRHLAEFWMVEPEVAFLDMDGLMELEEDFIKYCIRWALEHCKDDLAFLNKMIDKGLIARLEGVLNSDFVHLPYTEGIRILQEAIANGKKFEFPCEWGDDLASEHERFLVEEHFKRPVIMTNYPKAIKAFYMKIDEEESGFGGKSGQTVQGTDVLFPQIGEIIGGSVREESYDKLMGEIEARNIPMKDMNWYLDTRKYGSCPHAGFGLGFERLILFVTGMQNIRDVIPFPRTPKNAEF, encoded by the coding sequence ATGGAAAAAGTAAAAAGAACTAAAGTTGTAGACTTGCTCAAGAGTACAGCCTACGGCTCAATCGTGAATGTCAAGGGATGGGTTCGTACCCATCGTAGTAGCAAAGCAGTCGATTTTATCGCTCTTAACGATGGTTCTACTATTAATAATATTCAGATAGTAGTCGACCCATCTAAGGTCGATGAGAATCAGCTCCGTCAGATTACTACTGGTGCTTGTATCAGCGCCGTAGGTACGCTGGTAGAAAGCCAGGGCGCCGGACAGAGTGTTGAAATCCAGTGCGAGAGCATCGAGATTTACGGTCTCTGCGGCAGCGACTATCCTATGCAGAAGAAGGGACAGAGCTTCGAATACATGCGTCAGTATGCTCACCTCCGTCTCCGTACCAATACCTTTGGTGCCGTGATGCGTATCCGCCATAACATGGCGATGGCTATCCACACTTACTTCCATGAGCATGGATATTTCTATTTCAATACTCCGCTCATTACAGCCAGCGACTGCGAGGGTGCTGGTCAGATGTTCCAGGTAACTACCAAGAACCTCTACAACCTGAAGAAGACCGAGGATGGCAAGATTGACTATTCTGATGATTTCTTCGGCAAGCAGACTTCATTGACCGTTTCCGGTCAGTTGGAGGGTGAGCTCGGTGCTACAGCACTCGGCGCCATCTATACCTTCGGTCCAACCTTCCGTGCAGAGAACAGTAATACTCCTCGCCACCTGGCTGAGTTCTGGATGGTAGAGCCAGAGGTTGCTTTCCTGGATATGGACGGTTTGATGGAGTTGGAGGAAGACTTCATCAAGTATTGTATCCGTTGGGCTCTGGAGCATTGCAAGGACGATCTTGCTTTCTTGAACAAGATGATAGACAAGGGTCTGATTGCCCGTCTGGAAGGCGTATTGAATTCCGACTTCGTTCATCTTCCATATACCGAGGGTATCCGCATCCTTCAGGAGGCTATTGCCAACGGTAAGAAGTTTGAGTTCCCATGCGAGTGGGGTGATGACCTGGCTTCAGAGCATGAGCGTTTCCTCGTAGAGGAGCACTTCAAGCGTCCGGTTATCATGACCAACTATCCTAAGGCAATCAAGGCATTCTATATGAAGATAGACGAGGAGGAGAGTGGTTTCGGTGGCAAGAGCGGTCAGACCGTTCAGGGTACCGATGTACTGTTCCCGCAGATTGGTGAGATTATCGGTGGTTCTGTCCGTGAGGAGAGCTATGACAAGCTGATGGGTGAGATTGAGGCTCGCAACATCCCTATGAAGGATATGAACTGGTATCTCGATACCCGTAAGTATGGTTCATGCCCACACGCAGGTTTCGGTCTCGGTTTCGAGCGTCTGATTCTCTTCGTAACCGGTATGCAGAATATCCGCGACGTGATTCCATTCCCACGTACACCAAAGAACGCAGAATTCTAG
- a CDS encoding tyrosine-type recombinase/integrase, producing MSRNKKTSESLFQFMNLLIVLLLKNGQYRTSLHYKATLNSFKRYRDNRDIALSEIDADVMRSYEAYLHHTAEVCKNTSSFYLRILRATYNKAVAKRLTPQQHPFREVYTGIAPTRKRAIPTEDVSQIKRLHSVKELTPKEEMARDTFLMSFYLRGISFIDLAHLRKSDLKDGFLHYTRRKTGQRLTIRWEDDMQELLEKYQVQTVTSPYLFPFLVDDGNTRQDKTIDKKQKEVHLYHNAEARISYHLRKLGAKIGVKGKLTLYVARHSWATTARDNDISISVISEALGHHSETTTQIYLNSIKSSEVDDANAKILAAL from the coding sequence ATGTCAAGAAACAAGAAAACATCAGAGTCGTTATTCCAGTTCATGAACCTCCTTATCGTCCTGTTGCTGAAGAACGGGCAATACCGCACTTCGCTGCATTATAAGGCAACCCTCAACAGCTTTAAGCGATACCGGGACAACAGGGATATTGCCCTGAGTGAGATAGATGCAGACGTGATGCGCTCGTATGAGGCATATCTGCATCATACGGCGGAGGTATGCAAAAACACCAGTTCCTTCTATCTCCGCATCCTCCGTGCCACCTATAACAAAGCCGTGGCAAAGAGACTGACGCCACAGCAGCATCCCTTCAGGGAAGTCTATACCGGTATTGCCCCAACCCGCAAGAGAGCCATACCTACAGAGGATGTCAGCCAAATCAAGCGTCTGCATTCGGTCAAGGAACTCACTCCCAAAGAAGAGATGGCAAGAGATACATTCCTGATGAGTTTCTATCTGCGAGGTATCTCATTCATTGACCTGGCTCATCTCCGCAAATCCGACCTCAAGGACGGTTTTCTCCATTATACAAGAAGAAAGACAGGGCAGCGTCTCACCATCCGATGGGAGGATGATATGCAGGAGTTGTTGGAAAAGTATCAGGTGCAGACCGTCACCTCACCTTATCTATTCCCTTTCCTGGTTGATGATGGAAACACAAGACAGGATAAAACTATTGACAAAAAGCAGAAAGAGGTGCACCTATATCACAATGCGGAAGCGCGTATCTCTTACCATCTCAGAAAGTTAGGTGCTAAGATCGGTGTCAAGGGTAAGCTTACCCTCTATGTCGCCCGTCATTCCTGGGCAACGACGGCAAGAGACAATGATATCTCTATCTCCGTCATCAGCGAGGCATTGGGGCATCATTCTGAAACCACCACACAAATCTATCTCAATTCCATCAAAAGCTCTGAAGTTGATGATGCCAACGCCAAGATACTGGCAGCCCTATAA
- a CDS encoding transcription termination/antitermination NusG family protein yields the protein MMKETNIQSQVTSTIAGDDGEAVEKSEGYVAENGFVATEPMHWYVACVRVNYEKKFKLLIEQNFKDKKNALETWLPLERRIMINSRGKRVVREAVFLTTFVFVRVEDKKLNEIRFRDDVYKMLSEPGKSAPYAIPDTIFDNFRRIVMTGKADIQNHPIKKGDKVRIIDGELVGVVAYVQRIQGKKAIIGDEIRNICGATIEIEMVKLEFFNK from the coding sequence ATGATGAAAGAGACAAATATACAATCACAGGTTACGTCCACTATTGCAGGGGACGACGGCGAAGCCGTGGAAAAAAGCGAAGGATATGTAGCGGAAAATGGTTTCGTAGCAACAGAACCGATGCACTGGTATGTGGCTTGTGTAAGGGTGAACTACGAGAAAAAATTCAAGCTTCTTATTGAACAAAACTTCAAGGATAAAAAAAACGCCTTGGAGACTTGGCTTCCTTTGGAAAGACGTATCATGATAAACAGCCGAGGTAAACGTGTTGTCCGTGAGGCTGTCTTTCTTACCACCTTTGTCTTTGTGAGAGTTGAGGACAAAAAACTTAATGAAATCCGCTTTCGGGACGATGTCTATAAGATGCTTTCGGAACCAGGCAAAAGTGCCCCATATGCTATCCCTGATACCATATTCGACAATTTTCGCAGAATTGTAATGACTGGCAAGGCTGATATACAGAACCACCCTATCAAAAAGGGTGACAAAGTGCGTATTATAGACGGAGAACTTGTTGGAGTTGTAGCCTATGTGCAGCGTATTCAAGGTAAGAAAGCCATTATAGGTGATGAAATCCGAAACATCTGCGGTGCTACCATTGAGATTGAAATGGTGAAACTGGAGTTCTTTAACAAATAG
- a CDS encoding type II toxin-antitoxin system YafQ family toxin, whose protein sequence is MKEIRKTSQFKKDYKRFKNDKEFVETLMGIVKLLAEGNQIPEEYNPHSLKGNWKNYMECHIENDTLLIWFDKNNNAIELVRLGSHSELFGKGRKR, encoded by the coding sequence ATGAAAGAAATTCGAAAGACCTCGCAGTTCAAGAAAGATTATAAGCGTTTTAAGAATGATAAAGAATTTGTAGAAACGCTTATGGGGATAGTTAAGCTTTTGGCAGAAGGCAATCAGATACCGGAAGAATATAATCCTCATTCTTTGAAAGGCAACTGGAAGAACTATATGGAATGCCATATAGAAAATGATACACTTTTGATTTGGTTTGATAAGAACAATAATGCAATAGAATTAGTTCGTTTAGGTTCGCATTCTGAATTATTCGGTAAAGGACGTAAGCGCTGA
- a CDS encoding nucleotidyltransferase family protein: MISKNVQNMIPKIKDFFGSQPITKAWLFGSCSRGEETTDSDIDILVEYDRQHNRISLMKIAGIMLNLEDLLHRKVDIVEANRLLPFAQETANQDKFLIYERKS, from the coding sequence ATGATTAGTAAGAATGTACAAAATATGATTCCAAAGATAAAAGATTTCTTTGGTAGCCAGCCAATAACAAAGGCTTGGCTCTTTGGTTCATGCTCACGAGGAGAAGAAACTACTGATAGTGACATAGACATTCTTGTAGAGTATGATCGTCAGCATAATCGAATTTCTCTGATGAAAATAGCAGGTATTATGTTGAATTTGGAAGACTTGCTTCATCGCAAGGTGGATATAGTAGAGGCTAATCGTCTCCTCCCTTTTGCTCAAGAAACAGCCAACCAAGATAAATTCTTGATTTATGAGAGAAAAAGTTAG
- a CDS encoding HepT-like ribonuclease domain-containing protein — MREKVRDRGRLEHILEAIESIEEFHAQYTFEDIKKNKLIFYGFTKLVEVIGEAVYMLSTEFRDSHSDVNWRQIERMRHVLVHGYYTIDPESLWDTIEVDIPELKPWIVRYLSE; from the coding sequence ATGAGAGAAAAAGTTAGAGATAGGGGAAGGTTAGAGCATATTCTTGAAGCGATAGAAAGTATAGAGGAGTTTCATGCTCAATATACTTTTGAAGATATCAAGAAGAATAAGCTCATCTTTTATGGCTTTACCAAATTGGTGGAAGTAATAGGCGAGGCTGTCTATATGCTTTCAACAGAATTTCGTGATTCTCATTCTGATGTAAATTGGCGTCAGATAGAACGGATGCGACATGTCCTTGTGCATGGCTATTATACCATAGACCCCGAAAGTCTATGGGATACGATAGAAGTAGACATTCCTGAGTTGAAACCTTGGATAGTTAGGTATCTGTCGGAGTAA
- a CDS encoding ABC transporter ATP-binding protein: MNIEEKKADFIRRFKASRERKAEYIAQMEKRMRDDYRRRTGKEAESFCVL, encoded by the coding sequence ATGAACATAGAAGAAAAAAAAGCTGATTTTATACGTCGCTTCAAGGCTTCTAGGGAGCGAAAGGCAGAATACATAGCACAAATGGAAAAGCGTATGCGTGATGACTATCGCCGCAGAACCGGTAAGGAAGCAGAATCATTTTGTGTGTTGTAA
- a CDS encoding virulence RhuM family protein: MANDNNKIQATTDDSQIVLYQPDESISLQVKIEEDTVWLTQAQMVELFGSSKANISEHITNIYQQGELMQAATVRKFRTVRKEGNRMVTRNMDYYNLDMIISVGFRVNSHQGIRFRQWANNVLKEYLLRGYAVHQQILQMEQRIDCKLMLQHDEMQRIKDTQAKQQQQLDFFIRTSTPPAEMVFFEGDFYTARVALENLVRSANNRVIIIDGYVSSLTLPQQSYRHPKMAKRVP, from the coding sequence ATGGCAAACGACAATAACAAAATACAGGCAACTACTGATGACTCTCAGATAGTACTTTACCAACCAGATGAAAGCATTTCTCTTCAAGTAAAAATAGAAGAAGATACGGTATGGCTTACGCAAGCTCAAATGGTTGAACTTTTTGGTTCTAGTAAAGCTAATATTAGTGAGCACATTACTAATATTTATCAGCAAGGAGAATTGATGCAGGCAGCAACTGTTCGGAAATTCCGAACAGTTAGAAAAGAAGGCAATCGTATGGTTACACGTAATATGGATTACTATAATCTTGATATGATTATATCAGTCGGCTTTCGTGTAAATAGTCATCAAGGTATTCGCTTTCGTCAATGGGCAAACAATGTTTTGAAGGAATATCTTCTTCGTGGATATGCAGTACATCAGCAGATACTTCAAATGGAGCAACGTATTGACTGCAAACTTATGTTGCAGCATGATGAGATGCAACGAATAAAGGATACCCAGGCTAAGCAGCAACAGCAGCTTGATTTCTTTATTCGGACTTCGACCCCTCCTGCAGAAATGGTCTTCTTCGAAGGTGATTTCTATACAGCAAGAGTTGCTTTAGAGAACCTGGTTCGTTCTGCCAATAATCGAGTAATCATCATAGATGGCTATGTTTCATCGCTAACCCTTCCCCAACAATCATATAGACATC